A DNA window from Litorivicinus lipolyticus contains the following coding sequences:
- the rimM gene encoding ribosome maturation factor RimM (Essential for efficient processing of 16S rRNA) produces the protein MSDELILIGRIGSPWGIQGFNWIQLFTGEPKQAFNYRPWTLRRPHPVKKGQYLGEDWVLDRPKGKAQAKGWVCKLTPDADRNQAESFKGYEVWVPLNSLPDLDGDDFYHHQLTGCRVVNASGIDLGVVASVMETGANDVLVVAADATSVDDAERLIPWIDSALVSVDIAQRLIKVDWDEAF, from the coding sequence TTGAGTGACGAACTGATCCTGATCGGCAGGATCGGATCGCCTTGGGGCATCCAAGGCTTTAACTGGATACAGCTGTTCACTGGCGAACCCAAGCAGGCGTTTAATTATCGCCCTTGGACGTTGCGGCGGCCACACCCGGTTAAGAAGGGCCAATACCTTGGTGAAGACTGGGTGTTGGACCGACCGAAAGGTAAAGCGCAGGCGAAGGGTTGGGTGTGCAAGTTGACGCCGGACGCTGACCGAAACCAAGCCGAGTCCTTTAAGGGCTACGAAGTTTGGGTTCCGTTGAACAGCCTGCCTGACCTAGACGGTGATGATTTCTACCACCATCAGCTCACTGGCTGTCGGGTTGTCAACGCGAGCGGCATCGATTTAGGTGTGGTCGCGAGTGTCATGGAAACCGGTGCCAACGATGTGTTGGTGGTAGCGGCGGATGCGACGTCAGTAGACGATGCGGAGCGCCTGATCCCTTGGATTGACTCAGCGTTGGTATCGGTCGATATCGCGCAACGTTTAATTAAAGTGGACTGGGACGAGGCCTTCTAA
- a CDS encoding thioredoxin fold domain-containing protein translates to MRFLLCWVSLSISAAVAGPKEDAVRAGLQALSNQVAIERVTAVADSPLYEVRLASGETLYATENGTHLLSGDLYQALPDNLVNLTEQARWGGRVELMAAVADAETVIFSPDGPVRARIDVFTDIDCGYCRKLHAEIDQYTDLGIEVRYLAFPRAGLQSDSYRKYVSAYCAADPHDALTRAKAGKSVADAQCANPIAAQYELGNQVGVRGTPSIVLASGQLIPGYVPAAELATQMGL, encoded by the coding sequence ATGCGTTTTTTGCTGTGTTGGGTATCTCTATCGATTTCCGCTGCGGTGGCCGGCCCCAAAGAAGACGCGGTCCGCGCCGGCCTTCAAGCCCTCAGTAACCAAGTTGCGATTGAGCGGGTTACCGCGGTCGCCGATTCACCGCTGTACGAAGTGCGCTTGGCCAGCGGCGAAACACTGTATGCGACCGAGAACGGTACCCACCTACTGAGTGGCGATCTGTATCAGGCGCTTCCGGACAACTTGGTCAACCTGACCGAGCAAGCGCGTTGGGGTGGCCGGGTCGAGTTGATGGCTGCGGTGGCGGATGCCGAGACCGTGATTTTCTCGCCCGACGGACCGGTGCGGGCGCGTATTGATGTGTTCACCGACATCGACTGCGGCTATTGCCGCAAGTTGCACGCCGAGATCGATCAGTACACCGATCTGGGCATCGAAGTGCGCTATTTGGCGTTTCCGCGCGCCGGTTTGCAATCGGACAGCTACCGCAAGTACGTCAGCGCGTATTGCGCCGCCGATCCGCACGATGCCTTGACCCGTGCCAAGGCCGGAAAATCCGTCGCTGATGCCCAGTGTGCCAACCCGATTGCTGCGCAATATGAGCTGGGTAATCAGGTCGGCGTGCGCGGTACGCCGTCCATTGTATTGGCCTCTGGGCAGTTGATCCCCGGTTATGTGCCGGCCGCTGAATTGGCGACTCAAATGGGCCTGTAG
- the xerD gene encoding site-specific tyrosine recombinase XerD, translated as MTDTDRVAAYLDSLWLERGLSENSLAAYRRDLTAWVGWLNSRQLTLAVFCVSDLSAYLADRQVTGLSTRSLARVLSSVRGLCQYLVRIGLRSDDPSRDVPAPRMPRTLPSTLSEADVDALLATPDVSTVHGLRDKVALEILYAAGLRVSELTALRLPMIDRQAGVVRVTGKGSKERLVPLGEECVFWIGRYLEQARALLPAAGDSDYLLPGRKGAWTRQALWYRIKAVALAAGVNPGLSPHGLRHAFATHLLNHGVDLRSVQMMLGHADLSTTQIYTQVATARLQALHDAHHPRNN; from the coding sequence GTGACCGATACCGATCGGGTAGCGGCATACCTGGACAGCCTCTGGTTAGAGCGGGGGTTGTCTGAAAATTCGCTGGCGGCTTACCGCCGCGACCTAACCGCCTGGGTTGGCTGGCTGAATAGCCGTCAATTAACCCTGGCGGTTTTTTGCGTTTCCGATTTATCGGCTTACTTGGCTGACCGCCAGGTCACTGGGTTGTCGACGCGCTCGCTGGCTCGCGTGCTGTCGTCCGTACGTGGGCTGTGTCAGTACCTGGTTCGGATCGGCCTGCGATCCGATGACCCCAGCCGCGACGTGCCGGCGCCGCGGATGCCGCGCACTTTGCCCTCAACCCTGTCCGAGGCGGATGTTGACGCCCTGCTGGCGACCCCGGATGTATCGACGGTCCACGGACTGCGCGACAAGGTCGCGTTGGAAATCCTGTATGCGGCGGGTCTGCGCGTGTCGGAATTGACTGCGCTGCGCTTGCCGATGATCGATCGCCAGGCCGGGGTGGTTCGGGTCACCGGCAAAGGCAGTAAAGAGCGCTTGGTGCCGCTGGGCGAGGAGTGCGTGTTTTGGATCGGTCGCTACCTGGAGCAGGCGCGGGCGTTGTTGCCCGCGGCCGGGGACAGCGATTATTTGTTGCCGGGGCGAAAGGGCGCCTGGACCCGTCAGGCGCTGTGGTACCGGATAAAGGCGGTGGCACTGGCGGCGGGGGTTAATCCGGGTCTGTCGCCGCATGGCCTGCGTCATGCATTTGCCACCCACTTGTTGAACCATGGCGTCGATTTGCGGTCTGTTCAGATGATGCTTGGGCATGCTGACCTCAGCACCACTCAGATATATACTCAGGTGGCGACGGCGCGTTTGCAGGCCCTGCACGACGCCCACCACCCTCGAAATAATTAA
- the trmD gene encoding tRNA (guanosine(37)-N1)-methyltransferase TrmD translates to MRFGVVTLFPEWVEQLTSVGVLERASQNGLISVTGFNPRDHATDNHRSVDDRPFGGGPGMLMQVDTTEAAIIKAREALPNAPVVYLSPQGRALNQPLVQELARLPELILLAGRYEGIDERLVDEHVDLEVSLGDYVLSGGELGAMVLIDAVSRMVPGVLGDQASAEQDSFAAHWLDCPHFTRPVDYRGNTVPEVLRSGHHGRIEAWRLQQSLERSWDRRPDLFERKRLTTTELSMINEHLSTLEKASTTRDGKNDEEPDY, encoded by the coding sequence ATGCGATTCGGCGTGGTGACGCTGTTCCCTGAATGGGTAGAGCAGTTGACCTCGGTTGGGGTGTTGGAACGGGCTAGCCAAAACGGTTTGATTTCGGTCACGGGCTTTAATCCCCGTGATCATGCCACCGACAATCACCGGTCGGTGGATGATCGCCCCTTCGGCGGTGGGCCTGGCATGTTAATGCAGGTCGACACCACCGAAGCGGCCATCATCAAGGCCCGCGAAGCCTTGCCGAATGCGCCGGTGGTGTACTTGTCGCCACAGGGTCGAGCACTGAACCAACCGTTGGTTCAAGAACTGGCCCGACTGCCCGAGCTGATTTTATTGGCGGGGCGCTACGAGGGCATCGATGAGCGTTTGGTCGATGAACACGTGGATTTAGAAGTCTCACTGGGCGACTACGTGCTTAGTGGGGGTGAATTGGGTGCCATGGTATTGATCGATGCGGTCAGTCGAATGGTGCCCGGGGTGTTGGGTGACCAGGCATCGGCTGAGCAGGATTCGTTCGCTGCGCACTGGTTGGACTGTCCTCACTTCACCCGACCGGTTGATTACCGGGGGAACACCGTGCCGGAGGTGCTGCGTAGCGGACACCACGGCCGGATCGAAGCCTGGCGATTGCAACAGAGCCTTGAGCGCAGTTGGGATCGCCGGCCCGATCTATTTGAGCGAAAGCGTCTGACAACAACAGAACTTTCGATGATTAACGAGCATTTGAGCACGCTTGAGAAAGCGAGCACCACGAGAGACGGAAAAAACGATGAAGAACCCGATTATTGA
- the alaC gene encoding alanine transaminase, translating into MNTDFQRIQRLPPYVFNVIGEMRQAARAAGEDIIDLSMGNPDQPTPKHIVQKLVETAERGDTHRYSQSRGIPRLRRAMANWYKERYDVELDSETEVIATIGSKEGLAHLAMATLSPGDAVLVPNPAYPIHPYGFVIAGADIRHVPIGPDHDFFEELTNAIRNSFPKPKMLVLNFPANPTADCVDLEFFEKIVAIAKEHQIWVVQDLAYADICFDGYQAPSILQVEGAKDIAVEFFSLSKSYNMPGWRVGFCCGNPELVSALARIKSYMDYGTFTPIQVAAIAALEGDQTCVKEIRDMYQSRRDVLCDGLEAAGWHIERPKATMFVWAKIPERYRAMGSLEFAKKLMTDAKVAVSPGIGFGSYGDDFVRIALIENEHRIRQAVRSIRKMLTKDDANAA; encoded by the coding sequence ATGAACACGGATTTCCAGCGCATTCAGCGCTTACCCCCCTATGTTTTCAATGTCATTGGTGAGATGCGTCAAGCGGCGCGAGCGGCAGGCGAGGACATTATTGACCTCAGCATGGGTAACCCGGATCAGCCAACGCCCAAACACATCGTACAAAAACTGGTCGAAACCGCCGAACGTGGCGATACCCACCGCTATAGTCAAAGCCGCGGCATCCCGCGCCTGCGCCGGGCCATGGCCAATTGGTACAAAGAACGCTACGACGTCGAGTTAGACTCGGAAACTGAAGTCATCGCTACGATCGGTTCAAAAGAGGGTTTGGCGCATTTGGCCATGGCCACGCTGTCGCCGGGTGATGCCGTGTTGGTACCCAATCCGGCCTACCCGATTCACCCCTACGGGTTCGTGATCGCCGGGGCCGACATCCGCCACGTGCCGATTGGCCCGGATCATGATTTCTTCGAAGAACTGACCAACGCCATCCGCAACAGCTTCCCGAAGCCAAAAATGTTGGTGCTGAACTTTCCGGCTAACCCAACCGCGGACTGCGTTGATCTCGAGTTTTTCGAGAAAATCGTTGCCATCGCCAAGGAACATCAAATTTGGGTGGTCCAGGATTTGGCCTACGCGGACATTTGCTTTGACGGCTACCAAGCCCCCAGCATCCTCCAAGTCGAGGGCGCCAAAGACATTGCGGTCGAGTTCTTTAGCCTGTCCAAAAGCTACAATATGCCGGGCTGGCGCGTCGGGTTCTGCTGTGGCAACCCCGAGTTGGTGTCGGCCCTGGCGCGGATTAAGAGTTACATGGACTACGGCACCTTTACGCCGATTCAGGTGGCGGCTATCGCGGCCCTCGAAGGCGACCAGACCTGTGTCAAAGAAATTCGTGACATGTACCAGAGCCGCCGCGACGTCTTGTGCGATGGCCTCGAGGCTGCCGGCTGGCACATCGAGCGGCCCAAGGCGACGATGTTCGTATGGGCTAAAATTCCAGAGCGCTACCGCGCCATGGGCTCACTGGAATTTGCTAAGAAACTGATGACGGATGCCAAGGTGGCGGTCAGCCCGGGCATCGGCTTTGGCAGCTATGGCGATGACTTTGTGCGCATCGCATTGATTGAGAACGAGCATCGCATCCGCCAAGCCGTTCGTTCAATCCGCAAAATGTTAACCAAAGACGACGCTAACGCGGCGTAG
- the rplS gene encoding 50S ribosomal protein L19: MKNPIIEALETEQMDKQVPAFGPGDTLVVQVKVKEGTRERLQAFEGVVIAKRNRGVNSGFTVRKISHGVGVERTFQTYSKLIDSIEVKRRGDVRKAKLYYLRERSGRSARIREKLVTK, encoded by the coding sequence ATGAAGAACCCGATTATTGAGGCTCTAGAAACCGAACAAATGGACAAGCAAGTCCCCGCGTTTGGTCCCGGCGACACTTTGGTCGTTCAGGTTAAAGTAAAAGAAGGCACTCGTGAGCGTCTGCAGGCGTTTGAAGGCGTCGTTATTGCCAAGCGTAACCGCGGCGTTAACAGCGGCTTTACGGTCCGTAAAATCAGCCACGGTGTGGGCGTTGAGCGTACCTTCCAGACCTACTCGAAGCTGATCGACAGCATCGAAGTCAAGCGTCGTGGTGACGTTCGTAAAGCCAAGCTGTACTACTTGCGTGAGCGCAGCGGCCGTAGCGCGCGTATCCGCGAGAAGCTGGTTACTAAGTAA
- a CDS encoding homoserine dehydrogenase — MEPIKIGLCGLGTVAQGTLEVLRRNQSEIERRVGSPVKVTCAGVRTDKPDVDLSGIRVERDMLAVATAADVDIVVELIGGTDLALKLVMAAIEAGKGVVTANKALIAIHGNEIFAAAQARGVMVAFEAAVAGGIPIIKAIREGLSANRIQWLAGIINGTGNFILTEMSEKGRAFDEVLAEAQALGYAEADPTFDVEGIDAAHKLTILASIAFGVPLQFDACYTEGIGALTPADVANADQLGYKIKHLGVAKRTGGGIELRVHPTLMPKNRLLSNVNGVLNALQVQGDAVGPTTYTGPGAGGEPTASAVVADIVDVARTLTADPLNRVPHLAFHADALGGEPILSIDQIHSAYYLRLQVADTPGVLSQITKRLGDHAISIESIVQKQVQDPHDSVPVVLLTGVVKEADMNAALAEIEALESVLEPAVKIRVESLV, encoded by the coding sequence TTGGAACCGATCAAAATCGGCCTGTGTGGTCTGGGCACTGTGGCCCAGGGCACCTTGGAAGTGCTACGCCGAAATCAATCCGAAATCGAGCGCCGCGTCGGCAGCCCGGTCAAAGTGACCTGTGCCGGCGTCCGCACCGACAAGCCTGACGTTGACCTCAGTGGTATTCGCGTTGAACGCGACATGCTGGCCGTGGCGACCGCCGCGGACGTCGATATTGTGGTCGAGCTTATCGGCGGTACCGACCTCGCGTTGAAGTTGGTGATGGCTGCGATTGAGGCAGGAAAGGGCGTGGTCACGGCCAACAAAGCGCTGATCGCCATCCACGGCAACGAAATTTTCGCAGCCGCCCAAGCGCGCGGCGTGATGGTCGCATTTGAGGCTGCAGTCGCCGGTGGTATCCCCATCATTAAAGCGATCCGTGAAGGCCTTAGCGCCAATCGTATCCAATGGCTGGCGGGCATCATTAACGGCACCGGCAACTTCATCCTGACTGAAATGTCCGAGAAAGGCCGTGCCTTTGACGAGGTGCTGGCCGAAGCGCAAGCACTGGGCTACGCCGAAGCCGACCCGACCTTTGACGTCGAGGGCATCGATGCCGCTCACAAGTTGACGATTTTGGCCTCGATTGCGTTCGGCGTTCCGCTCCAGTTTGACGCCTGCTACACCGAGGGTATTGGTGCGCTGACACCTGCGGATGTCGCCAACGCCGACCAACTCGGTTACAAAATTAAGCACCTAGGCGTGGCCAAGCGCACGGGCGGCGGTATCGAGTTGCGGGTTCACCCGACGCTGATGCCCAAGAACCGGTTGCTGTCCAACGTCAATGGCGTGCTTAACGCGCTTCAAGTTCAGGGCGATGCGGTTGGCCCGACCACCTACACCGGGCCTGGCGCCGGCGGTGAGCCGACCGCCAGCGCCGTGGTCGCTGACATTGTCGACGTTGCCCGCACGCTAACGGCGGATCCGCTGAATCGGGTGCCGCATTTGGCCTTCCATGCCGACGCGTTGGGCGGCGAGCCGATTTTGAGCATTGATCAAATTCACTCGGCCTACTATCTGCGTTTGCAGGTGGCGGACACCCCGGGTGTCCTAAGCCAGATCACCAAGCGTCTAGGTGACCATGCCATCAGCATCGAGTCGATCGTGCAAAAGCAGGTCCAGGACCCGCATGATTCGGTTCCGGTGGTGCTGTTGACCGGTGTCGTCAAAGAAGCCGACATGAACGCGGCGTTGGCCGAAATTGAAGCGCTTGAATCGGTCCTCGAACCGGCTGTTAAGATCCGCGTGGAGAGCCTCGTATGA
- the rpsP gene encoding 30S ribosomal protein S16, whose product MVTIRLARGGSKKRPFYHINVTDSRTSRDGRYIERLGFFNPVARGGAEGLRLDIEAVDAWVAKGAQVSDRVKQLVKTARKAA is encoded by the coding sequence ATGGTCACAATTCGTTTGGCTCGCGGCGGTTCTAAAAAGCGCCCGTTCTATCATATCAATGTCACCGACTCGCGCACTTCGCGTGATGGTCGCTACATCGAGCGTCTGGGTTTCTTTAACCCGGTAGCCCGTGGCGGCGCCGAAGGCCTGCGTTTGGACATCGAAGCGGTTGACGCTTGGGTTGCCAAAGGCGCACAGGTTTCAGACCGCGTTAAGCAGTTGGTCAAGACGGCTCGTAAAGCCGCTTGA